The following DNA comes from cyanobiont of Ornithocercus magnificus.
TCTCAGCCGCGGTGACCGAGTGCTCTGTGGAGACAACGGCAAGTTTGGTGAGCGCTGGGTAAAAGTATGCCGTACCTATGGACTCGAGGTAGAAACCATTAAGGCCGATTGGGGCCAACCACTTGACCCTGAAACCTTTAGTGCAGTACTCAAAGCTGACAGAGACAAGACCATACGCGCTGTGATAATTACCCACTCAGAAACTTCTACTGGTGTGATCAATGATCTGGAGACTATCTGTCATCACATAAAGACACATGGCAAATCTCTAGCTATAGCTGACTGCGTCACCAGTCTTGGGGCTGCTGATGTACCTATGGATAATTGGGGACTGGATGTAGTTGTCTCTGGTTCCCAAAAGGGCTACATGCTGCCACCTGGCCTAAGCTTCGTCGCCATGAGCAAGCGTGCCTGGCAAGCGTATGAACGTTCAGACCTGCCAAAATTTTATCTAGATTTAGGCTCTTACAGAGAAACAGCTGCAAAAGATAGTAGTCCATTCACACCTGCTGTTAATCTCTACTTTGGGCTTGAAGTAGCTCTGGATATGATGCAGATTGAAGGTCTCGAGACTATCATAGCCCGGCATGCCCGGCATCGTGATGCTGTTCAGTCCGCTATGAAAGCTATTGGCTTGCAACTGTTCGCTGCTGAGGGACATGGAAGTCCTGCAGTTACAGCAGTTATGTCAGGGGATATTAATGCTGAACAACTACGACATGCAGTAAGACAAGATTACAGCATCCTGCTGGCAGGTGGACAAGACCGTCTAAAAGGCCAGGTATTTCGTATAGGACACCTTGGCTTTATCTGTGATCGCGATGTTTTAACAGCTGTTGCAGCTATCGAGGCAACCCTACACAAGCACAAACTTCACAAAAGTCTTATGGGGGCGGGTGTGTCAGCTGCGGTAACTCAATTATACTGAGTCGTTAACGTTATATGCCGCGGGTGTAATTCAGTGGTAGAATGTCAGCTTCCCAAGTTGAACGTCGCCGGTTCGAGCCCGGTCACCCGCTTAAATCATCAAACGGGCTCTTTCA
Coding sequences within:
- a CDS encoding alanine--glyoxylate aminotransferase family protein, which encodes MIPGPTPVPETVLKVLGRHPIGHRSNEFQAIVHRTTEQLKWLHQTNGDVMVITGSATAAMEAGIINTLSRGDRVLCGDNGKFGERWVKVCRTYGLEVETIKADWGQPLDPETFSAVLKADRDKTIRAVIITHSETSTGVINDLETICHHIKTHGKSLAIADCVTSLGAADVPMDNWGLDVVVSGSQKGYMLPPGLSFVAMSKRAWQAYERSDLPKFYLDLGSYRETAAKDSSPFTPAVNLYFGLEVALDMMQIEGLETIIARHARHRDAVQSAMKAIGLQLFAAEGHGSPAVTAVMSGDINAEQLRHAVRQDYSILLAGGQDRLKGQVFRIGHLGFICDRDVLTAVAAIEATLHKHKLHKSLMGAGVSAAVTQLY